In the genome of Arthrobacter sp. PAMC25284, the window GATATCCTCGAGCCGGGCCGACACCGGAATCAGGGCCCCGCCGGCGGCAGCCTCGGCCCGGACCAGTCCGGGCAGCCCGACCAGCGCGGCGGCAGAGGCCACCGTCACGGCGAGCAGCGCGCCGCTGCCGGCCCAGCCCCGCGCCGGTTCGGGCAATGGGGCGAAATCGTCGCCGGAGCCTCCGTTGGGCTCTTCGGCGAGCGGTGCGGGGGCCGGAAGGCCATCGGCATCAGATGCCCTCAGTGCCTCCATCAGGGAACGCCGGTGGGACCAGACATCGCGGCGCGACGTCTGCAGTCCTTTGCTCACGGAACGGTGGATCCGTCGGGTGCGTGCGGCGCTCCGCCGGCCGCGGAACACGGCGGCGGGCCGGACCAGCGCTCCGACGGTGGCGAGAAGCTGGGAAAATCCGTAACCCGGGTCTTTTAGCGCCAGGCTCAGCACAAGCTTAAACAGGCTCCCCACCAGGGCGCCAAGGGCATGCAACGGAACTTTCCATCCGGAAGCATGCTTGAGCCGGAGGTAGACCTGCGCCTTGCGCGCCGCCGTCGCGTTGCCCAGGGCATGGGGCCGGTTCGCAGCGTGGAACATCCTGGCACCCGGGACTACCACCACCCGGTGACCGGCGAGGCGGTTGCGCCAGCAGAAGTCGAGGTCGTCCCCGCTGCCCGGAAGCGCAGGGTCGAATCCGCCAAGTTTCTCCCAGACATCGCGGCGGACCAGCATGCCGGCGGAGTTGACCGCAAAGATGTCGCTGCGGCCGTTGTACTGTCCCTGGTCGAGTTCGTCCGCGTCAATCAGCGTCAGCCGCTCAGCCCACCTGCTGATCGAAAGTCCGACGTCGATGAGCCGCCGCTCTGCGTGCCAGTCCAGCTGTTTACAGCCGGCCACGGTGACGGACGGGGCGCGTTCGACGGCGTGCAGGAGTTCGGCGAGCGCCTCCGGCGCCGGCGCCGCGTCGTCGTGCAGGAGCCAAATCCACTGGGTGGGTGCTTTGCCGTCGCCGGGTTCCGTCCAGGGCGACAATGCGGCCAGTCCGGCGGCGACGGCGCCGCCAAAGCCGCTTTTGTGCTGGCCGACGACGGTGACGCGGGCCTGGCCAAGCGACTGTTCCAGCAGGGCCGCCGAATGATCACGGGATCCGGTGTCGATGCCGATGATGGCGTCCGCAGGCCGGGTCTGGCCGGTCAGTGCCGCGAGGGTTCTAGGGAGAAAATCACCGCCGTCGTGGGCAACCACGACGGCGGTGATGTGTACTTCTTGAAGAATTAGACTGCTCGCTTCCTAAGCCGGCGCCGTTCGCGCTCGGAGAGGCCGCCCCAGATTCCGAACCGTTCGTCGTTGGTCAGGGCGTATTCAAGGCACTGTGAGCGTACGTTGCACGCGCCGCACACTTTTTTGGCGTCGCGGGTGGAGCCGCCTTTTTCCGGAAAGAAGGCCTCGGGATCGGTCTGGGCGCACAGCGCATCGGTCTGCCACCCCAGTTCGCCTTCGTCATCGAAGTCCTGGCGGGCCGGCAGTCCGATCCAGACCGGTTGCGCCGAATGGGTCTGCAGTTCCATCGGAGGGTCAAGCAGATCGCTGCCGTTGTCCGGCCCGGACAAGAGCTCATGGTGTGCCGCGAGGAAGGCCGTGGCGGCGTCCTGCAGGGAGTCCTTGGCGTGTTCGTTGTAGCGGTCAGCCGCGTCCTGGTCAGCCGGATCGACATACCAGTCGCTCGGCACTCCGCGTGAACGGTACTTGGCTGTGGCTTGTCCCGCAACGACAGCATTGTCATGGATACGCTCTACTAGCCCCATGGCGTTTCCTCCCCGATAGTGCAGCCCCTGCAAGACCTCCGGACACACGGATGTGTGCCGGTTTGTGCGCAGTGGCTTTAGACCTCCAATTACACGCGTGTAAGTATCCGGGAGTCAAGCCGCGGCAGAGATAATAATCAACGTCCGGGCCAAAGCGCTGGCACGCCACGCCCGGAAATTTCCTTCGCCTGCATCCCGGTCGACGTCGGGCCGTAAGCGTGCCGCGCGAATCCTGCGGCAGTCCGTGGCGTATCCTGCGGCGTTCCCGCATTTCAGTGCCATTTACGGGGAATCCGGGGGCCCGCTCCGTTCTTCTGCGGGTCATTTCCGGGGATCACCGCCGCCTCCAGGCCGCGGCCGCGCCGGATAATTC includes:
- a CDS encoding WhiB family transcriptional regulator, with the protein product MGLVERIHDNAVVAGQATAKYRSRGVPSDWYVDPADQDAADRYNEHAKDSLQDAATAFLAAHHELLSGPDNGSDLLDPPMELQTHSAQPVWIGLPARQDFDDEGELGWQTDALCAQTDPEAFFPEKGGSTRDAKKVCGACNVRSQCLEYALTNDERFGIWGGLSERERRRLRKRAV